The Bradyrhizobium sp. CCGB01 genome segment GATCGCGGCGATGTCCGGCATCAAGCTCACGCAGGTGCCGTTCAAGGGCGGCGCCGAGACCAATGCCGCGGTGCTCGGCCAGCATACCATGTTGCAAGCCGATTCCACGGGATGGCGACCGCTGGTCGATGCCGGCAAGCTGCGGCTCTTGATGGTGTGGACCGGCGCGCGGTCGCCGAACTATCCTGACGTGCCGACCTTGAAGGAGCTCGGCTATCCCATGGTCTACGATTCCCCGTTCGGCATCGCCGGCCCGAAGGGGATGGATCCAAAGATCGTCGCCAAGCTGCACGACGCCTTCAAGAAAGCGGTCGAGGATCCCGCGGTGATCGCAACGCTCGCCAAATACGACATGGTGCCGAACTACAAGAACACCGAAGACTACAAGAAGTTCGTCGTCGAGGTCACGGAGTCCGAGCGCAAGGTGATCGACACGCTTGGGCTTGCGAAGAAGTAGTGCCGAGCCACTTCCGTGTCGCGGACGCTTCGCGGCGTCCGGGAAACGGCTGAGAGGACGTCGATGAACGACCAAACCAATGTCAAACTCCGCCTCAGCAACTCCGAACTCTGGGGCGGGCTGATCGGGCTCGCGCTCGGCGGCTTCGTGATCTGGCAGGGACTGAAGCTCAAGCTCGGCACCATCAACGATCCCGGCTCGGGCTACGTGCTGTTCTACACGGGCATCCTGATGTGCGTGTTTGCAGGCTCCATCATCATCTCGGCGTTCACCGAGGGCGGCCCGACGCTGGCCTCGCGCTGGGAGAATGTGCGCTGGAGCAAGCCGCTCCTCGTCATCGCCTGCCTCACC includes the following:
- a CDS encoding tripartite tricarboxylate transporter TctB family protein codes for the protein MNDQTNVKLRLSNSELWGGLIGLALGGFVIWQGLKLKLGTINDPGSGYVLFYTGILMCVFAGSIIISAFTEGGPTLASRWENVRWSKPLLVIACLTAFSFALEPLGFLLSSIPLMLLLLRLIDPVRWTLAIPVAVLVPTGMWWVLKRLLLIQLPSGLLGIG